Genomic DNA from Shouchella patagoniensis:
TGACGTTACATAAATTCTACTCATTTTTAAAGTTCTCTTCATCCCTACTTTGAAGCTTATTTTTCTGTTGTTTATCATTAGAATGATTTGCTCTAACATTAATGTTTACAAGTGCATTTGCCTGTTCTTCTTTACTACTTTTCAATTTATCTAATAACTGTTGTAGTACTTTTGGAACGTACACATTTAATCCACGAAGATTCTCTAATATAGAGACCATTTCATTAATGATATAGGCCCAAATGACGATGGTTCTAAGGATTGGAATTTCAAAACCAAATAAAGGGATACCTTCTTCCGTAAAGACCACATCCAGCCCGTGTGCCAATACAACGACGACAAGGATAAGAACTTTTTTTATGATTCCAGTAAATCCGACTTTGCTTGAAAGATCTTTTAATTTATATGCTTTGTACATACCTGTAAAATAATCAGCCACCATAACTAAAATTAAAAATTGTAACAAAACGTCCCACCCTCCAAATAAATACGTAATCACAGCACCCATTACGGTACCTATAAGCTTAATAATCAAATCAAACATTAGTAGACTCCTTATGAATTCCTTATATATAGAAATTGAGATTAAAAATGAGCCAACTGAAAATACAATTGGCTCATTTAAGTTTGTATATTTAATAGGTCGTTTGACAGTTCATACCTCGAACGAGGCTAAAAACATACAATTAATTTGTTATAAATGATTTCAAACTAATCAAAAGTTTATCTAATACGCGATTTCTTAAATTGAAGAGGTGCTTTTCTCCATAACCCATCTCAATCGATGTTTCTTTAATGGTGCGGTTATCAAAATATCGAAAATAAACAAATTCCGACTCTATCTCTTCTAACTGTTCGATTGCTATATCTACGGAATCAGTGATTAAGCTGTAATGTAAAATCTCTTCATGGATACCCTTTGCATGCTTTACTTGATTTGGGCTCTCAAGTATGGAATTTAGAGACTCCGCATCTTCCTTCACTCTTTCGAAATCCAATATTTTAGACTTATCTGGTAGCATTGCGTATAATTGTTTTTTAAGGTTCAGTTTCCCCGCTTGATAAGTCTTGTATTTTCTTAATATTGATTCAATGACCTTGATTTGTTCCATTCTTGTCTTATCCTTGACACTCATCTCTCAATACCACCTTTAAATTAATTAGTCTAACTGTGCTTTTGCAACCTTAATAACTTCTTTTTCATTTCCCACTATGTAGTCTCTTCCATTAACAAACTTAACTGCGACGCCATTGTAGAGTGGCATATACTGGCCATAATATTTCTCATCTTTGTAAATGTTCGTTCCACCGTCTTTACGCTTTACAAAATAATACATCAAAACCATCTTCCTGATCCTCTAGCTCTACATCTATGCCAGGAACAATCTCACCGTAATGATCAATTAACTTGCCATTTTCAATAAAAGCACTAATTTTCACACTACTCCAATCTACTTCACTTGCAGCGTCAGGTTTAACAAATCCTTTTTTCTTCGCATAAGGTAGAAATGCGTGATCATCTCGTTTAAATATAAGTTTATCGTTGGCCATATGACACCCTTCTTTTAGATTAGATACTACCGCCATTTGTTACTACTTGTATAAAAATGTTACCCCTGGTAATAATATAATTCTTTTTCATCTTAAGAACTATTCGCACCTTTGTCAATACCAACAGTGTATTCCGCCTCCAAAATATTACTACAGGTAACATAAAAGCACGACACCATTAATTACTACTGGTAATATTTTACTCAATCATAGGCACAAAAAAAGGACTAAAATCGGTGTTTCATGAAATTAAAAGAGTTTATACTTAATCGTATATCTTTATAAAAATATATGGTGTACTTAGTAGAGAAATTTAAAGATCTTTATTAGAAAGAGGAAATAGTGAGTTTACATCAAAATATTACTATAAGAAATAAATTAATTTAAATGAAAGTAGGGAACAGGATGAGAGGAGATAGACTTAGAGAGCTTAGAAAAAAAAGCAATTTAACCATTCAACAAGTTGCTTCAAAGCTAGGAGTCACTTATTCTGCAGTTCAAGGATATGAAGTAGATAGAAAGACGCCGTCCATTTCAAACCTGGAACAACTATCGATTCTATTTAATGTTTCTGCAGATTTTCTGCTAGGACTAAGTGATGATCCAATAATTGAAAAGAGTCCGGAGCTATTTGACTATTTAAAACAAGATAATTTGACTTGGAAAAACATTAAACTGAATAAACAACAACTTGATATGATAAATTCTATTCTAGAAGTCGCTATACAAAGACAAAGTGATGACGCCCTTGACAAAACACACAAAATAGAAACGAAAACAAATACGAAAAGTACTCAAAGTGACTAAACCACAGGAGTGCTTTTCGTAACCACTTTGTATTCAAACCCACATTATTTTATCTTTTCTTCTTCTGATTCAAGAACTAACTCACTTACTATATTTTTAATTTCATTACCAGATATAACATCATTTTCTTCCAAACAATCGAGAATATGTTCGAAACTTACCCCCTTATCCTCTGGTAAAAAATGATGCATCTCGTTTATTACTATAAGCTTTTTGTAAATAAGTGTTTTCACTTGATTAGAGTTATTTTGAACGCTTTGACATTTATCTTCCTCATTTCTAGCCATCATAATCACACCTTATTTCTATTTTACAGAACACACGTTCTCCACCTATTGTTATTTTACATTCATAGTACAATATAGAGCAACAAAAATCTTATAAGGTTCTTCTTTAGTTTAGAGATAAAGAAATCATATAGAAACCTCCTTTTTATAACCAAATACTCAAAAAATTATCTATCAAACTTCCCTTTTAACTTGAAATTAGGACTAGCTTTTATGTTAAAACCGCATTTAAGAAGTAAATCCCCCCACTTTTGCGTTAAAAAATTTGACTCATCAGGAGATTCGTTATAATCGAATTCGAGATTTGCTTTCGTGTTTTTTGTCTTTAAACTGTTATTTCAGCATAAAAAAGTCGATTCCTAAACATAAAGGAATCAATTTTTTTAGTATGGTTTATTAAGCAAAAGCACTATGTTTGATTAAGTCCATGCCTTCACATAGTGAGTGCACCTAAAAGTTTGTTGCAAAAGATCATTGTCTGGGGAGCGGTTTGGTTAACGTGATCATTCTGTATGATCTGATGCCTTACTTCGAATCAGTTCATGCATCACCTTCTCCATAAACGTCTCCTCTTCTTTGGTAAAAGCACTAGGAAATAAATACGGATTTGGCTCATCAAAAGAACCATCATTCTGCTGAAGCTGTTTCATCGTTTCATCATCTAAAAGAGGTTCAACGACAGGTTTCATAAGTGCTATCTGAAGGTGAAATGAATGCTATAGGAATAGCCTTTTACGATAAAATGCTGTACTATTTGGAACAGGGTAAGTAATAAAAAGCCTGGGACAAAAGTAGATAGACAGATCAAAACGACGAACATTCCGTAAGAAAAGATGTTCGTCGTTTGTTTTATAAGAAAGTTAGCGGAAGGAGAATCCGAAGACTCCTGGGGGACCAGCACGTGTCTGAAGACTCTGGAGTGGTGGTTTTCCACGGTGGAGGCTGAGGCCGTGCCCCCGGAAAGCGAAGGGTTCTCCTGCAGCAGTGCCACTTAGCATATTTTATATTATTCCTCTTTTCAAGTCCTACTTTTAGTTATGTCCCAGCTTCTTCTTGTGCAGGAGGGTTATCGTGTGGAAATGTCTATTAGTTGTATCTAGTATTCTACTATTAGCAGGTTGTGCTAGTAGCAATGAGGATCGCGTGACTATTGGAGATGAAGCGGAAGCGTTTGATAAGTACGGTGAGAATCATGTAGGTGGGAACGATGTGTTTGTTTATTCAAATGGTGATGGGATCCATGTATTAGAAGAAGAGAATGGGATTGCGACACATATCCTTTTAAACATGGCGAATGATGAGGATATCGAAACATATGAAGACGCGTTTGAATACACTCTACAATTTGTACCTGATGATTTTGAATGGCTGGAAGATGATGATGAAGAAGGATTAATGACGTTTTCAGACGGGGAATTGGTTGTTGGCGTTCAAGTGAGCGAGACGTTCGATTCTGCCGTCGTATTTTATGTGGAAGAATAGATGTTTAAGTACCATTTAAACACCCCCTAACCTATCAGTGTCAGGGGGTGATTACTCTGCCCTATTCTTTTATTCCTTTATCTCTTTCCGGCCATTTGGTGTTCTATTACCCTTTCACTGCTCCCTGGGTCATTCCCTCGACAATTTGTTTTTCCATAAATAAATAGAACAGGATCGTTGGTACAAGAACAATGGTTAAAGCGGCCATCTGCGCTGTATAGTTTGTTGAATGCTGACCAGCAAAGTTGGCAAGGCCAAGCGGCAATGTCCGCAGCATGTCATCATTAATGAGGACGAGCGCAAAACTAAACTCATTCCAGTTGTTAATAAAGTTAATAATGATGGCCGTTGCGAGAACGGGGCGGGTCATCGGTAGAATGATCGACCAAAAAATCTTATATACCCCGGCGCCATCCATAATCGCAGATTCCTCGATCTCTTTTGGAAACGACTTCATAAAGCTTGTTAATAAGAAAATCGTAATCGATAAGTTAAAGGCGATGTATGGCAAGATGAGCGCTAAGCGTGTATCAAGTAAGCCAATATTTTGCATTAAAATAAACATCGGTACAAGCGTCGCATGAATAGGTACAAGCAAACCTAGAATAAAAAACGAATAAAGCAGTTTCTGGCCTTTGAATCGGAACCTCGCTAAAAAGTATGAGGCAAGTGCGCCAAAAAATACGGTTAATACAACAGCCACGCCTCCAACAAAGACACTATTAAAAAAGTAGGTGTTGATATTGGCTGTAAACCAAGCCTCCACGTAATTTGTCCACACCCATTCCGTTGGCAAGCCAAATGGATTTAAGGCAAAATCCTGCCCGGATTTAAATGAATTGAGGATCATCCAAACGATTGGATATGCATTCACAATCGCAAAGACACTCAAGATTAGATAAATCAGTGTTCGTTTCGTCTGTTTCTTCACCCGTGCTGTTTTTTCATTTATTTCTTTCCTCGGCTTCGGTGTTCGCGGAACATTGTCAACCTGCATGATGCAAACCTCCTCTATGTTTGTCTTGTTTCATCAAGCTCTCTTTCTACCGCGCTTTTTTAGAAGCAAATTAGCAAGCACAATGATCGTGATGCTAAAAACAAAAATTAAGACAGAAATCGCACTACCATAGCCGTAACGCAACCCTTGGAACGTTTCTGTATACATATATGTAGCCATCACTTCTGTCGCATTGGCTGGTCCACCGCCAGTCATAACGTAAATCAAGTCAAATGTTTTTAAGCTTCCACTAATGCAGAGAATGACTGCGATGATAATGACACCCCAGATGGAAGGTAACGTTACGTACCGTATTTTCTGCCACTCCGTCGCCCCATCCAGTTCTGCCGCTTCTAGAATCTCGTTTGGCACTGTTTGCAAGGCGGATAGAAAAATGATGAAGTACAGACCGACAAACTGCCAGATGATGACCGCGGCGATTGCGTACATCGCATAATCAGGATTGCCGAGCCAATTTTGCGCAAGCGCACTTAAACCAAGGTTATCCAGTAGGTTGTTTAATAACCCTTGCTCGACGTTGTAAATCATTCTCCACGTCAGCGAGATGACGACGGTTGAAATGACAACTGGAAGAAAGGCAATCGTCCTGAAAAACTTCGCACCCTTGATCTTCCGGTTTAACAATAAAGCGAGCACAAGCGCAATCGGGATTTGACCAAATATCGAAGCCGCCACGACAATTAAATTGTTTCGGACAGATAACCAAAACACGGAATCATTGATAATGGCTTTAAAGTTGGCTAGACCCACATATTCCATCGGTGAAAACCCATTCCAGGACATAAATGAATAGTAAAACGAGATAAAGATCGGAATAATGCTGAAGATACAATACACAAGCAAGGCTGGAATCACGCC
This window encodes:
- a CDS encoding phage holin family protein, whose translation is MFDLIIKLIGTVMGAVITYLFGGWDVLLQFLILVMVADYFTGMYKAYKLKDLSSKVGFTGIIKKVLILVVVVLAHGLDVVFTEEGIPLFGFEIPILRTIVIWAYIINEMVSILENLRGLNVYVPKVLQQLLDKLKSSKEEQANALVNINVRANHSNDKQQKNKLQSRDEENFKNE
- a CDS encoding helix-turn-helix domain-containing protein; its protein translation is MRGDRLRELRKKSNLTIQQVASKLGVTYSAVQGYEVDRKTPSISNLEQLSILFNVSADFLLGLSDDPIIEKSPELFDYLKQDNLTWKNIKLNKQQLDMINSILEVAIQRQSDDALDKTHKIETKTNTKSTQSD
- a CDS encoding carbohydrate ABC transporter permease; protein product: MQVDNVPRTPKPRKEINEKTARVKKQTKRTLIYLILSVFAIVNAYPIVWMILNSFKSGQDFALNPFGLPTEWVWTNYVEAWFTANINTYFFNSVFVGGVAVVLTVFFGALASYFLARFRFKGQKLLYSFFILGLLVPIHATLVPMFILMQNIGLLDTRLALILPYIAFNLSITIFLLTSFMKSFPKEIEESAIMDGAGVYKIFWSIILPMTRPVLATAIIINFINNWNEFSFALVLINDDMLRTLPLGLANFAGQHSTNYTAQMAALTIVLVPTILFYLFMEKQIVEGMTQGAVKG
- a CDS encoding carbohydrate ABC transporter permease, with product MHLLKSRWKIALGVIPALLVYCIFSIIPIFISFYYSFMSWNGFSPMEYVGLANFKAIINDSVFWLSVRNNLIVVAASIFGQIPIALVLALLLNRKIKGAKFFRTIAFLPVVISTVVISLTWRMIYNVEQGLLNNLLDNLGLSALAQNWLGNPDYAMYAIAAVIIWQFVGLYFIIFLSALQTVPNEILEAAELDGATEWQKIRYVTLPSIWGVIIIAVILCISGSLKTFDLIYVMTGGGPANATEVMATYMYTETFQGLRYGYGSAISVLIFVFSITIIVLANLLLKKRGRKRA